The Mercurialis annua linkage group LG2, ddMerAnnu1.2, whole genome shotgun sequence genome contains a region encoding:
- the LOC126670327 gene encoding zinc finger CCCH domain-containing protein 18: MGSEEERGLEQQLELQLEEQRDSIAALNEALASDPSNLELLSVQEELVQAVKEAEDGLLHLKRARLLRQVDSSLCDSKNTITGNNVKIEPLDPNDVEPEPEPEPEPEPEPEPLEEQSYNVGSKCRFRHSDGRWYNGKIIELDGSGAAKISFLTPTSENMLMCKFFLQQRCRFGTNCRLSHGFDVPLSFLKTYVPTTWNPLLVGSCILATSDSNAGVWREAELESWDDKLRVGKVVFRDDGSSAKLESESMTLSEHALVSDGEESDSRSEQYDSSDYEEEIAEGLGFLDSSALQRGIQTETAIFAKWENHTRGIASKMMANMGYRDGMGLGASGQGMLNPISVKVLPAKQSLDHALQSQREEGTKENHLKKRSRGGKRKRDKKIAALAKVAEEEEEEAAPDVFSLINVQLAKHNEALNGGSSKKHNSGEKKVDRRVLIAYEDEAKELRLRVEKLEEMASRNKKEKVVYDAAMRKLNETRKALAEVEAAQASASNAVVSKEKEKKWLKF, from the exons ATGGGGAGCGAAGAAGAGAGAGGTCTAGAGCAGCAGCTAGAGCTACAGTTAGAGGAACAGAGAGATTCAATTGCTGCGTTGAATGAAGCTCTCGCTTCTGACCCCTCAAATCTCGAGCTTCTCtct GTTCAAGAGGAGCTTGTTCAGGCTGTTAAAGAGGCAGAGGATGGACTTTTGCATTTAAAGCGCGCACGCTTATTACGACAAGTTGATTCCTCTCTATGTGATTCTAAGAATACTATTACTGGTAACAATGTCAAGATAGAGCCTCTTGATCCAAATGATGTTGAACCTGAACCAGAACCAGAACCAGAACCAGAACCAGAACCAGAACCTTTGGAGGAGCAAAGTTACAACGTTGGATCAAAGTGTAGGTTCCGTCATAGCGATGGACGTTGGTATAATGGTAAAATTATTGAGTTGGACGGTTCTGGTGCAGCAAAGATCTCTTTCCTCACTCCTACATCAGAAAATATGTTG ATGTGCAAGTTTTTTCTGCAACAACGATGTCGATTTGGTACTAACTGCCGCTTATCTCATG GATTTGATGTGCCGTTATCTTTTCTGAAGACTTACGTTCCAACAACATGGAATCCGTTATTGGTTGGGTCCTGTATTTTGGCAACTTCAGATAGTAACGCTGGCGTGTGGAGGGAGGCTGAACTTGAATCATGGGATGATAAACTCAGAGTAGGGAAGGTTGTTTTTCGTGATGATGGAAGCTCAGCAAAGCTTGAGAGTGAATCGATGACTTTGTCTGAGCATGCTTTAGTGAGTGATGGAGAAGAAAGTGATTCAAGATCAGAACAATATGATTCTAGTGATTATGAAGAAGAGATTGCAGAGGGTTTAGGATTTCTCGACAGCAGCGCACTACAAAGAGGCATACAAACAGAAACTGCCATATTTGCGAAGTGGGAGAATCACACCCGAGGTATAGCTTCAAAGATGATGGCAAACATGGGCTATCGTGATGGGATGGGATTAGGTGCATCTGGGCAAGGAATGTTGAATCCCATTTCTGTGAAGGTTCTCCCGGCAAAGCAATCACTCGATCATGCATTGCAATCTCAGAGAGAAGAAGGAACGAAAGAAAATCACCTGAAGAAAAGAAGCAGAGGCGGGAAGAGAAAACGCGACAAGAAGATAGCTGCATTGGCTAAAGTAgccgaagaagaagaagaggaagcaGCTCCAGATGTTTTTAGTCTCATCAATGTTCAACTGGCAAAGCATAATGAAGCTCTAAATGGTGGGTCGTCTAAGAAGCATAATTCAGGAGAGAAGAAAGTCGACAGACGAGTACTCATAGCTTACGAAGATGAGGCGAAGGAACTGAGATTGCGAGTCGAAAAGCTGGAAGAAATGGCAAGCAGAAACAAGAAGGAGAAGGTGGTTTACGATGCTGCAATGAGGAAGTTGAATGAAACTCGCAAAGCTTTAGCAGAAGTTGAGGCAGCTCAAGCTTCTGCATCAAATGCAGTTGTCAgcaaagaaaaagagaagaaatgGCTCAAGTTTTGA
- the LOC126667572 gene encoding uncharacterized protein LOC126667572 — protein MGHQAADSLVNLLKKANHDLNLVQLKLEKEFQQVYPDNANPMKLVNRIKKVQEDLSALKEQCRELLAAKQDLIDKAQTTLVGNRTQLQRMQASMGITTTPVDEDPAFANFNQIIDEWTAQIRSRTGDEGQNSESENINNLLFSAIVQSN, from the exons ATGGGGCATCAAGCAGCAGATAGTTTAGTGAATCTGTTGAAGAAGGCAAATCATGACCTAAATTTAGTTCAATTGAAGCTGGAGAAGGAGTTTCAACAAGTTTATCCTGATAAT GCAAATCCTATGAAGCTAGTTAATAGGATAAAGAAGGTACAAGAGGATCTTTCTGCTTTGAAAGAACAATGCCGTGAGCTTCTTGCTGCCAAACAG GATTTAATTGATAAAGCTCAAACAACTCTTGTTGGGAACAGAACTCAACTCCAGAGAATGCAGGCTTCCATGGGCATTACGACTACCCCCGTCGATGAGGATCCTGCATTTGCTAATTTTAACCAG ATTATTGATGAGTGGACTGCTCAAATCAGATCAAGGACAG GGGATGAAGGGCAGAATTCAGAATCAGAGAATATAAACAATTTACTCTTCTCAGCCATAGTTCAAAGCAATTGA
- the LOC126667573 gene encoding protein BUNDLE SHEATH DEFECTIVE 2, chloroplastic isoform X1, with translation MTNCICYCSQPVILPKSNSKASFGRVAVNLGVTTARDFRVRASTVESSSNFAKRTEQAWLISQGYSDLLQQPRPVVCTSCSSNGHIDCEWCAGTGFFIIGDNMLCQVPSRNTTCVICAGKGLMRCSDCKGTGFRAKWLEEPPMSK, from the exons atgaCAAATTGTATATGTTATTGTAGCCAACCAGTGATTTTACCCAAATCCAATAGTAAGGCGAGCTTTGGTAGAGTGGCAGTCAATTTGGGAGTTACAACCGCTAGAGATTTTAGGGTTAGGGCTTCAACGGTGGAGAGCTCTTCTAATTTCGCTAAGCGCACGGAACAGGCTTGGTTAATTTCACAG GGTTACAGTGATTTGTTGCAGCAACCAAGGCCAGTTGTGTGTACTTCTTGTAGCTCAAATGGACATATCGACTGTGAATGGTGTGCGGGGACTGGTTTCTTCATTATTGGTGATAACATGCTTTGTCAAGTCCCTTCCAGAAACACTACGTGTGTCATTTGTGCTGGAAAG GGGTTGATGCGCTGCTCTGATTGTAAAGGAACAGGCTTTCGTGCCAAATGGTTGGAGGAGCCTCCAATGTCTAAATAG
- the LOC126667573 gene encoding protein BUNDLE SHEATH DEFECTIVE 2, chloroplastic isoform X2 has product MTNCICYCSQPVILPKSNSKASFGRVAVNLGVTTARDFRVRASTVESSSNFAKRTEQAWLISQQPRPVVCTSCSSNGHIDCEWCAGTGFFIIGDNMLCQVPSRNTTCVICAGKGLMRCSDCKGTGFRAKWLEEPPMSK; this is encoded by the exons atgaCAAATTGTATATGTTATTGTAGCCAACCAGTGATTTTACCCAAATCCAATAGTAAGGCGAGCTTTGGTAGAGTGGCAGTCAATTTGGGAGTTACAACCGCTAGAGATTTTAGGGTTAGGGCTTCAACGGTGGAGAGCTCTTCTAATTTCGCTAAGCGCACGGAACAGGCTTGGTTAATTTCACAG CAACCAAGGCCAGTTGTGTGTACTTCTTGTAGCTCAAATGGACATATCGACTGTGAATGGTGTGCGGGGACTGGTTTCTTCATTATTGGTGATAACATGCTTTGTCAAGTCCCTTCCAGAAACACTACGTGTGTCATTTGTGCTGGAAAG GGGTTGATGCGCTGCTCTGATTGTAAAGGAACAGGCTTTCGTGCCAAATGGTTGGAGGAGCCTCCAATGTCTAAATAG